A region of the Bryobacteraceae bacterium genome:
GCCGATATCATGAAGGTCGCCCTTCACCGTGCCAATGACGACGCGGCCCGCGGGTTGAGCGCCGCTAGCCGCCAGCAGCGGGCGCAGCAGCTCGAGCGCGCCTTTCATCGCGCGCGCCGAAAGCAGCAGTTCGGGCACGAAATACTCTTCGCACTCGAAGCGCCTGCCGACCTCGTCCATCGCGGGGACCATGGATTTCGTGATCAGCTCCATCGGGTCGCAGCCCTCGTCCAGGGCCTCTTTCGTCACGGCCACCGCAGTTTTCTGGTCGCCGTTGAGCACTGCGTCATACAGCCTGTGAAGATCAGCCATCCGCAACTCCTCAGAGCGCCGCCGGGCGGGCGTAAGTCTGCGATAAGCGTATCGAAAACTCCAGAATGGGTCAACCGTGATTACAGCGCTTCGCGCAGCACGCGGGCGAGCTCTTCTTCACTCAGCGCCACCGGATTGCCCTTCATGCTGCTCGATCGCGCCGCCTTCCTGCACAGCTCCGGGATGTGTTCCTCGCGGATGCCGTATGCGGACAGCCGCGGGATTTCGAGCTCCTGCCGGATCCCATCCAGCCACACGGCCAGCTCATCGGCCTCCGCCTGCGGCCCGCACAGGATGCGTGCGGCTTCATCGTAGCGGGCCAGCGCAGGACTCCCTGGGGCGCGCTCGCGCAGCGCCCTGAGGTTGGCGCGCGTCACCGGGGCCAGGAGGGCCGCACAGACGGCGCCGTGCGGGGCAGGGAATGAACCGCCGACCGGCGCCGCAAATCCGTGCACTGCGCCGAGGCCGGCGTTGGCCAGCGCCATGCCGCTCAAAAGGCTTGCCAGGGCCATGTCCGTGCGCGCCCCCAGATCGTCGCCGTCGTGGAAGGCGCGCTGAAGCGAACGGCCGGCGCGGCACAGTCCCTCGCGGCAGAACATGTCGGTCATGGGATTGGCGCGGACGCTGACGAACGGTTCGAGCAGTTGGGCCAGTGCGTCCAGGCCCGTTGCAGCGGTGACGGCAGGAGGCGCAGTCAGCGTCAGCTCAGGGTCGACGACGGCGAGTTTCGCAAGCATCAGCGGGCTGCGCAGGCTTGCTTTGACGCCGTGTTGGGGCGAATGGAGCACGGCGTTGCGCGTGGCCTCGCTGCCGGTGCCGGAGGTGGTCGGCACGGCGATGAAAGGCACAGGGGCGTGCGCAAGCGGCTGCCCGCCACCGATCACTTCCAGGTAGTCGAGCACATCGCCGGGGTTGGCCAGCATGGCGGCGATGGCCTTGCCGGCATCCAGCGCACTGCCTCCGCCGCAGGCGATCACGAGGTCGCACCCTTCCCGGCGGGCCGTCTCCGCTCCGGTGCGCACGGTGTCGAGCGTGGGTTCGCCGTCGGTGGGAAAGGGCGTGCAGCCGACGCCCGCCTTGTGCAGGTCCGCCACCAGGCGCGCCGCATGGCGGGGGTTGCGCCCGGTGACCAGCAAAGCGCGCTTGCCAAAGCCGCGCGCCGCCGGCGCGATCTCGCGCGCCGCGCCCGGGCCAAAGACGATGCGCTGCGCGGTGGCGAATTCCCACGTCATTGCATCACCAGCCTTCGTCGCCAGGGAAAATGTTGGTGAATTTTACGCTCGAACGCGGCTGGGCCATCATCGGCGCCACCGTGTCCCGCCACTTCGCGTAGTGTGGCGTCTCCTTGTGCGCGGCCGCCGCCTCCGGCGAGCGGTATACCTCGACCAGGACGAACTTTGTCGGGTCGTCCATCTGCTGGATCACGTCAAACCGCGCCACCCCCGGCTCTTTCAGGCTGGCGCTGGCGTTCTCGATTGTGGCCTCCCGGAAGGCCTCCACTGACTCGGGTTTCACCCACACATGAACATGAACGATCAGCATCGGCGCACCTCGGCGGGCCGATTGCCCGCGCCTTCTGACCCTCATGATAGAGAAACCGCGGGCGGGCGGCATCCCTCGGCGTCGCCGCGGCGAATCCCTTGCACCGTTGTGATATCGTCGATGTCGGACTTCCAGGAGCCTGTTCTCATGCTGTTCCGCAGACTCGTTCTTCTGCTTGCCGTCCCGCTCGCGCTGGCGCTGGCGGCGCCTCCGGAATGGGACAATCCGGCCATCACCACGATCGGCGTGGAGCCGCCCCGCGCCACGATGATGATCTACCCCGATGCGGCCACGGCCCGTACCTTTGATCCGGCGAGGTCTCCGTGGATGCTCTCTCTCAACGGGGACTGGAAGTTCCGCGGCGTGCTGCGCCCGGCGGACCGGCCCACGGATTTCCATCGGCCCTCATATGACGACTCGGGCTGGCGCACGATGCCGGTTCCGGGCGTGTGGCAGATGCATGGCTTTGACATCCCCATTTACACGAACTGGCTGTATCCGTTCCCGCAGGACCGCAATAAAATGCCGTCGCCGCCTTACGATTTCAATCCGGTCGGCAGTTACCGGCGCACATTTACGGTGCCACATACCTGGAAAGGGCGCACGGTTTATCTCCATTTTGCCGGCGTTGATTCCTGCTTTTACGTGTGGGTAAACGGCCAATTCATCGGCTACCACGAGGACAGCCGCACGCCGGCGGAATTCAACATCACCAAAGTCCTCAAACCCGGCCTGAACACGCTCGCCGTGCAGGTGTACCGCTTTGGCGACGGCGCCTATCTCGAAGACCAGGACATGTGGCGGATGAGCGGCATTTACCGTGAAGTCTTCCTCTGGTCCACCGCCGCCACGCACGTGCGGGACTTCGAAGTGCACACGGACCTGGACGCGGCCTACCGGGATGCCAGGGTCAGGGTGAAGGCGGAGATCCTCGAGCCGAAGGACTGCACGCTGGAGTTCGAACTGCGGGACGCCTCCGGCAAAGCCGCCGGGACGGCCAGCGCCAAGTGCGCGCCGCAGGTCGAGCTTGCGCTCGCCGTGCCGAATGCGCGGCTGTGGAGCGCGGAGATCCCGTACCTCTACGAGGGCCTGCTGACGCTCAGGAACGGCGCCGGCGCGATCATCGAGGTGATTCCGCAACGCGTCGGCATCCGCAAGGTCGAGATCCGGGGCGGGAAACTTCTGGTGAACGGGCGGGCGGTGATCTTCAAGGGCGTCAATCGCCACGAGCATTCGTCCGTGACCGGGAAAGTGATGTCGCGCGATCTGATGATTCGCGATATCGAACTGATGAAGCGGCACAACGTGAATGCGGTGCGCACGTCGCACTATCCGGACCACCCGCTGTGGTACGAGCTTTGTGACATCTACGGCCTGTATGTCATCGACGAGGCCAACATTGAGGCGCACCATTACGGCAACGGGCCCAAAGGCAACCTCCTTACCGAGTCGCCTGAATGGTCCCGGGCGTATCTCGAACGGGTGCGCAGCATGATCGAGCGCGACAAGAATCACCCGTCGGTGATCATCTGGTCGATGGGCAACGAGAGCGGCGACGGACTGAACGCGCGTCTGACGTACGAATGGGCCAAACAGCGCGATCCGTCGCGGCCCTGGCATTACGAAGGATCGAGCGCGAATCGGGGAGCAAATTTCGACATCAATTCCTTCATGTATCCGCCTCCGGCGCGCGTGGCGGAGGAGGCAGCCAAGCTGCCGGACAAGCCGCTGCTGCTGTGCGAATACGCGCACTCGATGGGCAATTCGACCGGAGGTCTGAAGGAATATTGGGACATTTTCTACTCGGGCACCAACGCGCAGGGCGCATTTGTGTGGGATTGGGTGGACCAGTCCCTGCGCGTGCCGGTGCCCGGAGAATATCGTGTCAATACGCCAGCCACGCATTTCCTCGCCTATGGCGGCTGGTGGGAAGACAAGTCCGGAGTGCGCAATGACAACAACTTCAACTGCAATGGACTGGTCTCCGGGGACCGCACGCCGCATCCGGGGCTGGCGGCGATCAAATACGCCTATCGCTATCTCCATGCCTCGCCCGTGGATCTGGCCCAGGGCAGGGTCCGCGTGAAGAACTGGTTCCAGTTCCTCAATCCGCGGGACTACGCGGTGGGACAGTGGAGCGTGCAGGAGTCGGGCCGCGCGCTTGCCACCGGCACGTTGCCGGCGTTGGACATCGAGCCCGGCGGGGAAGCGGAATTCGCGCTGAATCTGCCAAAAATTACTCCGAAGCCTGGCGCCGAATACTGGCTGAATCTCAGCTTCCGGCTGAAAAACGCCACACGCTGGGCGCCGGCTGGACATGAAATCGCCTGGGAACAGTTTGCGCTGCCCTGGAAAGCCGGGGGTCCGAAGGCGGACTTTTCCCGGTCGCCGGCGCTGAAGATTGATGAGAAGGACGGAATTTTCGTTCTGTCGAGTCCGTTGATTCGGGCGATCTTCGATCCGCGTGTCGGCACCTTTACCGAATACAGGTATCAGGGTGTGCTGCTCCTGGAGCGCGGTCCGCTGCCGGACTTCTGGCGGGCTCCTACAGACAATGATTTGGGCGCATGGAAAGCGATGCGAGCGCGGATCGAGCGGGATCCGGCGCAGAACTGGTTTCTGTGGCGGGAGGCCGCGCCGCGCATGACGATTACCGAGGCGAAGCTCGAACGGGTTGACGAGCGCACGGCGCGCGTGGCGGTGAAGGCCGGGCTGTACGGGATGGGCGGGGCCACGGCCGCCTGGACGTTCACCATTTACGGCAACGGCGAGATCCTTGTCGAGATGTCCTACCAGCCGGGTGAGGAGAAGCGGGCGATGATGCCTCGTTTCGGTTCGGAGCTTGTGCTGGCACGCGGTTTCAACAACTGGTCGTGGTACGGCCGCGGCCCCGCGGAAACATACATCGACCGCCAGTTCGAACGGATCGGCGTCTACCAAAGCATGGTGGAGAAAGAATGGGTCGAATATTCCCGCCCGCAGGAAAACGGCAACAAGACCGGCGTGCGCTGGAGTGCCTGGACCAATGCCCAGGGCCTTGGGCTGCTGGCCGTGGGCGCGCCGGAGCTTTCCGTTTCCGCGCGCAGGTTCACAAAGGAGGACATGGAGCGCGCGGCCTACTCGTTCCAGATGCAGCCGCAGGGGCCCATCTACGTCAACCTCGACTGGAAACAGATGGGCGTGGGCGGCATTGACAGCTGGTCGCCAAACGCGCTGCCGATGCCGGCTTACCGGATCGACTCATCCCAGCCGATGAGCTACCGCTACCGGCTGGTGCCGGTGGCGGGCCCGTATGAAGCGAAAACGAGGGAGGTGTTTTGACGGTGGGACATCCGACTCGCCGCCAGTGGTTGCAGGCGGCGCTGCCCTCGGCGGCGCTGCTTGCCTCCTGCAAATCCGTTGACAAAGGAGCTCGAGGGTCCGTGACTGTTCAGGAATTCGGAAAATTGCCGAACGGTGAAACTGCTCAGCTTTTCATCCTGAAAAACAGGAATGGCGTGGAGGCCGCCATCACGAATTACGGCGGCATTATTGTCACGCTGAAGACCTATGATGGGAAGGGCCTGCTGGCCGATGTCGCGCTGGGGTTTGAAACCCTGGCCGGATATCTCGGCAAACACCCCTATTTCGGCGCAATCATCGGCCGATACGGAAACCGCATCGGCAAGGCACGCTTCACGCTGGACGGGGTGACTTATCAGCTGGCGAAGAATGACGGCGAAAACTCGCTGCACGGCGGCAACGAGGGCTTCGACCGCAGGCTCTGGAAAGCGCGCACCGAGTCCGGCGCGGACTCGCAGACGCTGGTACTCAGCTACACCAGCCCGGACGGTGAAGAGGGCTATCCCGGCACGCTGGCCACGGAAGTGCGGTATACGCTGCTGGATGACGACACGTTCCGCATCGATTACCGTGCGACAACGGACAAAAAGACCGTGGTCAATCTGACCAATCACACGTATTTCAATTTGGCCGGACAGGGAAATGGCGACATCCTGAATCATGAAATCCAGATCAACGCCAGCCGTTTTACGCCGGTGGACGAGGGACTGATCCCGACGGGAGAGCTGCGTCCGGTGGAGGGCACGGCGTTCGATTTCCGCAAGCCCAGGCGCATTGGCGAGCGCATTGACGCCGACGACGAGCAGATTCGGCGCGGCCGCGGCTACGACCACAACTTCGTGCTTGACCGGCAGGGTGATGGCCTCAGCTTCGCAGCCCGGGTCACGGAGCCGTCCACGGGGCGCGTGCTGGAGGTGTGGACTACCGAGCCGGGGATGCAGTTTTACACGGGCAATTTCCTGGATGGCACCGTCATCGGAAAGGGCGGCAAGGCGTATCCGCGCCGTTCCGGATTCTGTCTGGAAACGCAGCATTTCCCGGATTCGCCGAACCGGCCGGAGTTCCCTTCCACGGTGCTCGAGCCCGGTCAGGAGTATCGCTCGACGACGGTGTGGAAGTTCCTGACGGCGCCACCGCGGAAGTAGCTCAGCGCAGCGCGCGTTCGAGTTCCTGCGCCAGCAGGGCGGCACGGCGGCCGAGCTCGGCCGCCGCCGCCAGATCGCGCGGGCGGATCTGCTCGGCCTGCTGGAGGAAAGTCCGGATGCGGTTGGCCAGGTCAGCCTGCTCCCGGGACAGATTCCTGCCACGGAGGGAGTTGAGAACGCGGCGGGCGGCGGCCAGGTCCGCATCGAGCTGGCGCGCGTACTGCGAGGCGACATCTCCCGGCAGCACTTCGCCGAGCCTCGGCTGAGGCACCGCCGGCGGCGTTTCTGCCGGCGGTTGGGGCGCGGCGGGAGGCTCCTCCGGCTTTGGAGCGGGAGGGCGCGGCGCCGCCCGGCGCGCGCGGGAGGGCTTTGGCGGTGGGGGGAGCTGTTCCGTTGCCGCTGGTAGCGGCGGTTTGGGCAGCGCGGCCGGGGGCTGCTGTCGGTCGGCCGGCGCGGGCTCTTCCATCGGGACGGGCGCAGGCGTAATGGGCGGGGGCGGTTGGAAGGCCGGCGGGGGCGCCGGCGGCGCTGCTGCGGGAGCGCGCCGGCGGCATGCAGCCCCGCCGAGCAGCAACGCGGCGGCCAGTACCGCGGCGAAGATCCGCGCGCTCACGCCGGCACCTCCGCTTCCAGCGGAAGCCGGATGTAGAAGGCCGCTCCGCCGCCCGGAGCGTCTCCGATCTCAATCGAACCGTTGTGGAGCTGCACGGCCCGGTAGGTCATGGCCAGCCCGATTCCCGTTCCGTTCTGCTTGGTCGTAAAATATAAATTGAAGACTTTTTCCCGGAATTGTGGCGGAATTCCCGGGCCCGTATCGGAAATTTCCAGGTCCGCCTGTCCGGCGGATTTCCGCAGCCGCACCGAAAGCCTTCCGCCTTCCGGCATGGCCTCCAGACCGTTGCGCAGTACGTTGAGCAGAGCCTGCCTGAGAAGTCCGGCGTCGCCACGTACAAGGGCAGGCTGTTCCAGTCCTTCGCTCTCAAGTTGCACTCCCTGCCGCTCCGCCTCCGGCCCGAGCAGGGCCAGCAGTTCGCCGGTCAGGCGGGCAATGTCCAGCGGTTCCGTCTGCAACTCCACCGGGCGGGTGAAATCCAGAAATGTCCGCACAACGCGGTCCAGCCGGACAATCTCCTGGGCGATGACATCGATCTCCTGCTGTGCTTCGGGCAGTTCAGGCAGTACGCGCGAGCGCAACAGCTCCAGCCGCAGGGCAATGGAGTTGAGGGGATTCTTGATTTCGTGCGCCACGCCGCTGGTGAGCCGGCTGATGGCAGCCAGCCGCGAGCTCAGGTTCAACTGAGTCTCCACCAGACGGCGGCCTTCGGCGTCGCGAAGGCGCAGCAGGAATGCCCCCTGGGGAAGAAAATCCAGACTGGCCAGCAGCCTGCCGGCGCGCGCCTCCTTGAAGGGCGTGCGCGAAGCCAGCGCCTGGGACAGAAGCGAGCCGATGGGCGTCTCCTGCGGGAACAGAACGTCGGCACGCAGGCCGGTCACCTTTTGCCGCGGCACGTGGAGGAGGCGCTCGGCGGCTTCGCTACAAACGACCAGCCGCCCGTCGCTGCCAAACAGCAGGATGGACTCTTCCAGCCCTTCGATCATCCGTTCGACGCTGCCGCGGAGCTGCTCGGCCCCTGCCTGCGCGCCGCGGAACTGCTCGCCCAGCAGGCGGAGCTTCTCCTGCACGGCAGCGATCTCGCGCGCCGTGGGCGCGGCCTCCGGCAGCGCGGTTTCGCCGCTTCGGATTCGGTCAATGGTCTCG
Encoded here:
- a CDS encoding alcohol dehydrogenase; protein product: MTWEFATAQRIVFGPGAAREIAPAARGFGKRALLVTGRNPRHAARLVADLHKAGVGCTPFPTDGEPTLDTVRTGAETARREGCDLVIACGGGSALDAGKAIAAMLANPGDVLDYLEVIGGGQPLAHAPVPFIAVPTTSGTGSEATRNAVLHSPQHGVKASLRSPLMLAKLAVVDPELTLTAPPAVTAATGLDALAQLLEPFVSVRANPMTDMFCREGLCRAGRSLQRAFHDGDDLGARTDMALASLLSGMALANAGLGAVHGFAAPVGGSFPAPHGAVCAALLAPVTRANLRALRERAPGSPALARYDEAARILCGPQAEADELAVWLDGIRQELEIPRLSAYGIREEHIPELCRKAARSSSMKGNPVALSEEELARVLREAL
- the lacZ gene encoding beta-galactosidase; this translates as MLFRRLVLLLAVPLALALAAPPEWDNPAITTIGVEPPRATMMIYPDAATARTFDPARSPWMLSLNGDWKFRGVLRPADRPTDFHRPSYDDSGWRTMPVPGVWQMHGFDIPIYTNWLYPFPQDRNKMPSPPYDFNPVGSYRRTFTVPHTWKGRTVYLHFAGVDSCFYVWVNGQFIGYHEDSRTPAEFNITKVLKPGLNTLAVQVYRFGDGAYLEDQDMWRMSGIYREVFLWSTAATHVRDFEVHTDLDAAYRDARVRVKAEILEPKDCTLEFELRDASGKAAGTASAKCAPQVELALAVPNARLWSAEIPYLYEGLLTLRNGAGAIIEVIPQRVGIRKVEIRGGKLLVNGRAVIFKGVNRHEHSSVTGKVMSRDLMIRDIELMKRHNVNAVRTSHYPDHPLWYELCDIYGLYVIDEANIEAHHYGNGPKGNLLTESPEWSRAYLERVRSMIERDKNHPSVIIWSMGNESGDGLNARLTYEWAKQRDPSRPWHYEGSSANRGANFDINSFMYPPPARVAEEAAKLPDKPLLLCEYAHSMGNSTGGLKEYWDIFYSGTNAQGAFVWDWVDQSLRVPVPGEYRVNTPATHFLAYGGWWEDKSGVRNDNNFNCNGLVSGDRTPHPGLAAIKYAYRYLHASPVDLAQGRVRVKNWFQFLNPRDYAVGQWSVQESGRALATGTLPALDIEPGGEAEFALNLPKITPKPGAEYWLNLSFRLKNATRWAPAGHEIAWEQFALPWKAGGPKADFSRSPALKIDEKDGIFVLSSPLIRAIFDPRVGTFTEYRYQGVLLLERGPLPDFWRAPTDNDLGAWKAMRARIERDPAQNWFLWREAAPRMTITEAKLERVDERTARVAVKAGLYGMGGATAAWTFTIYGNGEILVEMSYQPGEEKRAMMPRFGSELVLARGFNNWSWYGRGPAETYIDRQFERIGVYQSMVEKEWVEYSRPQENGNKTGVRWSAWTNAQGLGLLAVGAPELSVSARRFTKEDMERAAYSFQMQPQGPIYVNLDWKQMGVGGIDSWSPNALPMPAYRIDSSQPMSYRYRLVPVAGPYEAKTREVF
- the galM gene encoding aldose 1-epimerase encodes the protein MTVGHPTRRQWLQAALPSAALLASCKSVDKGARGSVTVQEFGKLPNGETAQLFILKNRNGVEAAITNYGGIIVTLKTYDGKGLLADVALGFETLAGYLGKHPYFGAIIGRYGNRIGKARFTLDGVTYQLAKNDGENSLHGGNEGFDRRLWKARTESGADSQTLVLSYTSPDGEEGYPGTLATEVRYTLLDDDTFRIDYRATTDKKTVVNLTNHTYFNLAGQGNGDILNHEIQINASRFTPVDEGLIPTGELRPVEGTAFDFRKPRRIGERIDADDEQIRRGRGYDHNFVLDRQGDGLSFAARVTEPSTGRVLEVWTTEPGMQFYTGNFLDGTVIGKGGKAYPRRSGFCLETQHFPDSPNRPEFPSTVLEPGQEYRSTTVWKFLTAPPRK